A window of Cytobacillus sp. FSL H8-0458 genomic DNA:
ATTGGATAACGGCGGTGCTGTTCTATCAGGTACGTCTGCGCATTACTTTGGCTCATTTGGTGCACTGCTTCTAAGTCTAATTGTGTTTGGCGCTTGTCTGACTACCAGCATCGGTCTGATCACAGCGTGCTCTTCATACTTCAATAAATTGATGCCAAAAGTTTCTTACAAAATGTTCGTAGTGGTTTTATCTATATTCAGCGCCGTTTTTGCCAACTTCGGATTAAGCCAGCTTATCGCTATTTCTGTACCTGTATTGGTGGGAATCTATCCATTGGCGATTGCACTGATGGCTCTTACTTTCCTTCACCCGGTATTTAAAGGCAGGAAAGAAGTATATCAGGGAAGCATGCTATTCACATTTGTGGTAAGTTTGTTTGATGGCTTGAACGCAGCAGGCATTACATTCGCACCAATTAATGACCTATTTAGTGCAATTCTTCCTTTATATGATGTTGGGTTAGGCTGGATTCTCCCTGCTATTGCAGGCGGTCTGATCGGTCTTGCTGCTGCAGCCATAAAGGGCGGCAGCCAGTCAAATTCTTCTGAAGCGAAGAAAGCTGCATAATGAATGCGACCTCCAGTTTTCAGCTGGAGGTTTTATTGTGTATTTTTTAATTACGAACATTAAATAGGATTAATGGACTAAATGTTCGTTTTTAGATTGATTTTGTAAGGGTTATTTGTTATATTAGCAAAGTAATCTTATAAAAAACATCACTCGTATATGCTCGGTAATATGGTCTGAGCGTTTCTACCTGGTTCCCAATGAAAGAACCGGACTACGGGTTAAAGTATAGGAAAAAGCTGTATTCTTTTTTGGCAGCTGCTTTAACTCTATGGTCTGGAAGGTAGAAATCATTCTGCTTTTTTCAGGCCTATTTCTATTACTAGCACTACGGGTGCATCAGACATCAGGAGAAGGGGAGAACGTAATATGAAAAAGAAATTAGCATCAATAGCTGCAATCGCAGTCCTGTCCGTATCCATGCTTGCAGGGTGCACATCAGCACCGAAATTTGAAACAGAAGCAGAAGGGGCACAAAAGCCAATTCTTATTCAAGGACCAATGCCGATCGAGGCTGAAAAATTTGCCCAGCGATTAGACAAGGTTAAGGTTGAAAAATCAGGGAATTTTGTTTTCTACAAAGGAAAATTGGACAAGTATCCAGTGATCGTTGCCAAGACAGGAAAGGGCATGGAAAATACAGCTGCCGCTACCGCGATCGCCATTGAAAAATATGATCCCGCTGCAATCATCAATCAGGGAACATCCGGCGGCCATGATCCTAGCCTGAATGTGTATGATATTGTATTAGGTGAAAGAACAGTCAATATTGGATCATTAAAGACGGGACATCTGGAAGAAGGGGAAGGGATCGAGCCAACCAATTGGATTCCTATGGATCTGATGGCTTCTGAAGGAAGTGCAGGTGAAGACCCTGATGCGGAAAAGATCCGTTATTTTGAAGGTGATGAAAATCTGCTGGCTGCAGCTAATGCCGTTAAAGATAAGTACACAAAGGGCAAGGTAGTCGAAGGAACCATTGGTTCAGCAGACTTATGGAATAATGAAGTGGACCGCATCAACTGGTTCCACGAAAACTACGGAACATCGGTAGAAGAAATGGAAGGTGCCGCAGCAGCGCAGATTGCAGGAGCATACGATGTTCCATTCCTGGGAATTCGCGTCCTTTCCAATAACAAGACAAACGGGGGCAAATACGATCCCAACACCGCGGCAGCTAATCAGGATTATGTGTATGAAGTTGTAAAGCAGTATATTAGAGAGATAAATGGAAAATAGTTTGAAGTGTGAGGCTGTTTGGATAAGTACATCAGAGTTGGAGTTCGAACCAGGTGTCGGCTTCGAAGAGGCAGAGTGAGGTTTGAGGGCATCTTCAATCACAGAAGGCGAGAATCCAAGGTTTTGATCCGAACCTGGTGCACCTTCGGACACAGAAAGAGGAAGAAATCCGGGGACAAGAGTCTGAACTCTGTGCACCTTCGGACACAGAAAGAGGAAATCCGGGGACAAGAGTCCGAACCCAGTGCACCTTCGGACACAGGAAGACGAAATCTAGGATTCTGAGTCCGAACTTGGGACAACTTCAGACACAGAAAGAGGAAATCTGAGGATTAGAGTCCGAACTCTATGCACCTTCAGACTCAAAAAGCAAAAATCAATCCGAACCCGGCCCAGCTTCGGACACAAAAAACAAATTCTGAGTCCCAACCCAGCGCCAATCCAGATAAGTCTAAGTCGGAACCCGGCTGCCATCCATTCAAAACCCGTCACCAAAATGATAACGCAAAAAAAGAGTCTTCCCCGAGCGGGAAGACTCTTTTTTAAGCTTCTAACCAGGTCTGTGACCATTTTTCTATTTCTTTCATTAACGGCTCCATGGCAAGGCCTTTTTCTGTTAAGGAATATTCAATTCTTACAGGAGTTTCAGGGAAGACATTGCGTTTTACGACTCCCTCATTTTCCAGGTCCTTTAGCCGGTCTGAAAGAACTTTGCCGCTAATCCCTATTGAGGATTCGATGCTGCAGAAACGCTGTGGCCCGTTAAGTAATTGATAGATGATTAATCCGGTCCAACGCTGGCTCAGTATGCCAATGGCTTTTTCAAATCTTGGACAAATTAGTGATTTCTCCATCCGTATCACTCCTTGTTTATTATTATAATCATAAACCAAAAATAATTAAATAACTATTAATAAAATAATTACTTGACGATACTTAATTTAAATTATATACTAACTTACATAAAGTAAGTAACTAACAAAAAAGTAAACTTAACTAACCAAGGAGGAACAAACATGAACAAAAACGAATTAGGCAATTTCATTCTGCGTGCAATTTTAGGTTTTATTTTCTTTATTCATGGTTTATCAAAATTTCAGGGAGGCATCAGCAATACAGCTGGTTTCTTCGATAGTATAGGTATTCCAGGTTTTATGGCTTATATCGTTGCCGTTATCGAGCTGGCAGGAGGAATAGCGCTTATTCTGGGAATTGGGACAAAAATTGTTTCTGTATTATTTGCTGTCATCATGCTCGGAGCTATCTTTACTGCTAAGCTGCCTCTAGGTCTGTTGGGAAATGGTCAAATGGCCGGTTATGAATTAGATTTAGTACTGCTTGCCGCATCAATTTATTTTGTTTTAGCAAAGGAATCACCATTGTCTCTTGGTAGCAAGTTAATACAATCTAAAGCAAATTAATGGGAGGAGAAATTAGCATGAACTTTCATCAAAAACCGATAACCTTTGTTGCGCAGGTCAATATTAAAGTTCAAGATCTGGAACGGTCACTGGCTTTCTATAAAGAGGTAATTGGATTTAAAGTGTTATCAAAAACAGATAGAACTGCCGAGCTGACTGCTGATGGCAAAACCGCATTACTGAGGATTGAAGAGCCGGAAAACGCTGAACCCAAAATGGGAAGAACAACTGGTTTGTATCATTTCGCTCTGCTGCTTCCAAAGCGCTCCGATTTGGCTAAAATAGTGCGTCATTTCGTCGAAATCGGGCTGCAATTTGGATCATCCGACCATCTTGTCAGTGAAGCACTCTATTTATCTGATCCAGATGGAAATGGAATAGAAATTTACATTGACCGCAGTCCTTCCGATTGGACATGGAAAAACGGGGAAGTTATGATGACCGTCGATCCGCTGGACTTTCCTGACTTGCTGTCAATTGGGCAGCAGCAGTCCTGGAAGGGCTTGCCCGCCGGTACGGTCATGGGACATATTCATTTACATGTGGCTGAACTGGCGAATACCGAAAAATTTTACACAGAGGGACTGGGGTTTGAAGCGGTCTGCAGATATGGAACACAGGCATTATTCATTTCAAGCGGAAAATACCACCATCATATTGGTTTGAATACCTGGAATGGAGTAGGAGCTCCGCAGCCTTCACAGAATAGTGCCGGACTTCAATCCTTCAAGCTCATTTTGGAAAATGAAGCAGCTATAGATCAGGCAGTGGAAAATTTGAAAAAGCTGGGCGCGGCTGCAGCAGTTGAAAATAATCAGGTAATTACGGAAGACCCTTCAGGAAATCGAATTATTCTAGGAGTATAAATTATCATCAGGTGGTGTGAGTCATGGGTTTTTTTAATCAATTATTTGGGAGAAGATCTAAGGAGGAACAAACAATGAGCGAAAAATTAAACATTGGAATTATCTTAGGAAGCACACGTCAGGGGAGAGTTAGCCCTCAGGTTGGTTCATGGGTAAAAGAGATTGCCGATAAACGCGGTGATGCCGTTTATGAGATTATAGATATCGCTGATTTCAAGCTGCCATTCTTAGGTGAAGCGGATTCGCCAGGAATTGCTGCATGGAATGAGAAGCTTAGTAGCCTGGATGGATTCATTTTCATCGTTCAGGAATATAACCACAGTATTACAGGGGCATTAAAAAATGCACTTGATCTGGCCCGTGAACCCTGGAACAATAAAGCTGCAGGAATTGTAAGCTATGGATCAACCGGCGGTGCGAGAGCTGCTGAACATTTGCGAGGAATCATGGGTGAATTAATGATCGCTGATGTGCGCGTGCATCCAACATTGTCTTTATTTACTGATTTTGAAAATGGTACAGTATTTAAACCTCAAGATCTTCATCTCGATAATGTGATAGCAATGATTGACCAGGTAGTATCCTGGAGCGGTGCATTAAAAACCATTAGATAGAGAAAAAGCAGAACCCTCAAGGTTCTGCTTTTTTAATCTTATTCTGAATAGTGGTTTTTAGGGTGGGCTAAAAGGAAATAATTAAACAATACAACGAGAAGGGGGTGGTCCTGGTGTGGAATGCTGCATTTTGGGGCGCAGTTTCAGGGTCAGCGGTACTGCTTGGCGCGCTGGCAGCCATGTTTCTGCCCATCCGGAAAAAATTGATCGGTTACATTATGGCATTCGGTACAGGTGTTCTGATTGGTGCAGCCTCATTTGAGCTTCTTGGGGAGTCGGTCCATAACGGCGGTTTATTGCCGACCGGCATTGGGTTTATGGCGGGTGCTGTCACCTTTACCCTCTTTGATATAATAATTTCCAAAAAAGGGGCACAGCACAGGAAAAGGTCTGGCCCTAAAGCAGCAGCCAGCAGCGGAATTGTGCTTTTCGCGGGAACCATTATGGATGCTATACCAGAATCGATTATGATCGGAACAAGTCTGCTTGAAGCAGATTCGGTCAGCTTTCTTTTAGTCACCGCCATTTTTATCAGTAACTTTCCTGAGGGGCTTTCTAGTACTTCAGGAATGAAAAAAAGCGGTTATTCAAAAAAGAAAATCATTTTCCTTTGGAGTTCGGTATTTGTCATTTCGGGAATGGCTTCAATGGCAGGATACATATTTTTGGATGGAGCATCAGAAGAGGTGCTGTCAGGGATTGCAGGTTTTGCAGGGGGCGCGATTATTGCCATGGTTGCATCCACGATGATGCCTGAAGCCTTTGAGGACAGCGGTCCGGTGACCGGATTTATCGCAGCGATCGGCTTGCTGGCTTCATTGGTCCTGGATTATTTTTCTTAACATTTTTCCGGAAAATCATGAATGTTTGGCACCTCATGTGGAAAAGGCAATGCAGGGGGTGTTATTTATGAAGATACGAAATATTGTTAGGGAACAGCAGGAGGATGTGCATATTGAGATCGGCAGCTACAAAATGGTCATCGAAAAGCGATATCAGGCTGTTTCATTTGTAAATGACATGCTCCTGGGTGTTCTTTATTTAATCGGAAGTATACTATTCTTGACAGATGTCAGCCAGACGGTTTCCATCTCGTTTTTCCTTGCGGGAAGCATCATGATGATCATCCGGGCAGGCTTAAATTTATTGAAGGATCTTCATATTAACAAGATAACAAAAAAATAAATCGGGTTTTGCAGAAGGCCAATACGGCAATACTAGCGACATAGTTAAAAATATATTTATTTTTAAAGGAGAATCGAGATGGCTGAAGAAACAGATAAGGTAAGCAGTGGAAAGAAAGCGGATGTTGGCGATACGATTAGCATCATTAGCGGTTCGGAAAAAGGGAAAAAAGGCAGAGTAGTTGTGGTACGGGATAACTCAGTCATTGTAGAGCTTGGGGTCAATCCGAAAAAGGATGAGCCCATCAAAACGGTGATCAGCCATAAGCGCTACAAAGTCGTTAAATAATGGGGAGGTGGATGAATGAAACCTGAGTCAAAACGGACCTCTGCCTCCATACCTCCAGATGTCCGGGAAAAAATTATTAGGTTAGACAGGGATGAAAAAGCCAAGCGGCAAACAAAACGGCCGCAGTAATAGGATTTCCATGATAGACGAAAATGCTGTCATGGATTTTTTTGCTTTTTAGCAATTATAAAATTGCGATAGGTTTATAACTTTGTGGATGAATTTATCTACGTCTAGATTTAGCGCCTACCCCTTCGAGGTGTCGGGGGAGAGCAAGGCGCTTGCGCTTTTGTTCTTGAATGGGGAGTTGATGAAAATGCTGATTGGACATATTAGGGAGATTGTCCGCTATCCGGTGAAAAGCTTTTATGGGGAAAGCGTGAATAAAACGAATGTAATGAAATATGGACTGTATGGGGATCGCAGTCATGCCTATCTGGATAAGTCCAGGCCAGGTAAATACTTGACCATTACTCAGTTTCCGGAAATGGTGCGGTATAAAGCAGAGTTTATGGGTGAGGAAAATAGGAACAAATATCCGCCTGTTAGAATTACAGCTCCGGATGGAATACAGGTCTCCTGGGATGATGAACAATTGATTAAAGACATAGAAAATCATTCATCAGCAGAAATTACTCCGGTGCAATATAGTCCTATGCATGTTCCAGAAGGTGCAATTGAAGAAGAAAATATTTTAGTAGTGACAGACGCTTCCCTGAAAAAAATGAAAGAACTATGGGGAAAAGAGAAGCTGGACTTCCAGCGGTTCCGGCCAAATCTGGTGCTTTCCCTGGTAAAGGAGGAACCTTTTTTGGAGGATCAGTGGTTTGGGAAGACGATGAAGATTGGCAATGTGGAGTTAAAAGTGAAGCGGCATTGCGAGCGGTGCATGATTATTACAGTAGATCCTGAAAGCGGGGAAAGAGATCCAAGCCTCCATAAAAAGGTGATCAGTAAAAGGAATAATTACTTCGGTGTGTATGCCACCGTCCTGAAAACAGGTAAGATTGCTGCAGGGGATGAGGTTTACCTTTTTGAGTAAGTATATGTAAACTAGAGTCACGGGAGTGAAATAAGGTTTCAGGCTACTATTTTATTTATACTGGCTGGTGCCGCCGAAATTGGCGGAGGCTATTTAATTTAGCAATGGATCTGCGATGGAAAGCCTTTTTTCTGGGGAATCGCCGGCGGGGTCATCCTTGCCTTATACGGTGTTATTGCTGCATTCCAGAACTTCCCGTCTTTTGGAAGAGTGTATGCTGCATATGGAGGTGTTTTTATCATTCTGTCCATTTTATGGGGATGCTGCATAGATAAAAAAACACCTGACTTTTATGATTGGCTTGGCGCAGGGATTTGCCTTATAGGTGCATCTGTAATCCTGTTTGCTCCTCGTCATTAAAAGTGAAATTGGCCCAGCGAATGAACTGGGCTATTTCTTATACACTTTGACTCATTCTCTTCCCTTTTTTCTGCATCCCTGCAGCAAAAATGAGGACGAAAATGCTTGCGGATATTAAAGTCCCATGGAAGACCCAAACCATTTCAGCTAATGATAATACTTCCAGTACAAGAGGCGCGGCAACAAATCCGAGGGCAAAACCTAATGATTTTAACAGCATGCCGACTCCAAAAATTCTGCCTCTGATGTGGTTGTTTGTCTTTTGCAGGATGGTGGCATGCAGAGTAGTGAAGCACGCATCAAAAATACCGGTTAAAAAGGCAAACGGCAGAATGACCGCTAATCCAGTATTTGACAACAAGGTATAAATCCTGCGGACATCAGCATGGCTGCTGTAAAGCAGGCAAAATAAAGGCGGTTCCCCTGGAGGCTTTTTAATCTTGGCAGAATGATGGTTGCGAGGACCGACCCGATTCCCCATACACCCCAGATTAGCCCATAATAAAAGCTTTGTTTGCTGATGTCGATCTCTTCTGCCAGCAGCGGAATCCCTAAATTATGCGAAGCCCCTGCAAATGCCCCGATAAGGAAGATAATATTGACAAGCAGCAGCATCGGTTTAAGCAATATAAATGAATAAACTTCCTTCAAATCCCGGCCAATGCCGGCCAGCTTTACTTTAAAGCCGCTGCTGATTCCTTCATTCAAGGCTGGTTCAGAAGTTTGCCACTTCATTTTTGCCAAAACGAGTGCCGAAATTACGTAGGTTGCGGCATCAAGTATTAAAGTGACCTCATACCCGAGGAAATCAGTGATGACTCCAGCCCCGATAAAGCCAAACACCAGGCTGACAGATGTTAGTCTGGATATCAAAGCATTTGTCTCCAGCACTTTATCCTGGCCAAAAATCTGCGGAATTTCGGCACTGTAGCTTACCGCAAAAAAGCTTGAGGTCAAACCAATAAAGAAGCAGACAATGAGAATCATGATGGGATTCGGAAACGGAATTAAGCATAGAATGATAACGGCCCGGAAAACATCCGTCCAAATCATAATTTTCCGCCGGTCATATCGGTCGGCGAGAATCCCTGAGAAAAGGCTGGATAAAACGCCGCCAAGAGTCCTGAAGGCCATTGTGGCAGCAAGCCAGGCAGAGCTTCCGGTTTCCACATACATAAGCACATTAATGGCAATCAAGTCCATGAACGTACCAAGATCAGAAAAAGCTTTTACATACAGAAAAATTTTGCGGTTCATGTGTGTCTCCCCGATTTTCATAGATGGTTTCTGTTTTATTTTAAAGATTTTGAATTTAATTCGCAATACGAAATTTCAGATTATTGCTAAAAAGGATATTCTCACAGTGACGTTGAATAAGTGATGACATAGAAAGCGAAAGCAGGGGGATATGAATGATTGCCTATTACGGTGAACTTTGCACAAAAATGTATGAAAGTGATAAATCAATGGCAGAGGGTGCAGAATTGAGCTTTTACCTGTCATATGTAAAAGACAGTGAAATGAAAGTATTGGAGCCGATGTGCGGCAATGGCAGAATGCTTATTCCTTTCATGCAGAATGGGATTGAGGTTGATGGCTTTGATATCTCAGAAGATATGCTGAAGGTATGCAGGGAAAAAGCTGATGCATTGAACTTAAAGCCAACTATATTTCAGGAGAGAATAGAAGAGTTTAAAAGTGAAGAACAATATGATTTAGTTATGATTCCTTATGGTTCTTTTTCGCTTTTGCCTGATTCCCTGTTACATAAAAGTCTTAAAAATCTTAAGAATGCCCTCAATGAAAACGGAAAAATGCTCCTAACTATTGTGGAAAAAGATCATGAGATAGAAGAAGTTTCCGAATGGGCGGAAACGAACAGGAAAGAGTTTGACGGGCAGACCATTATAGAATATAGAAAAATAGCTTATGAGGAAGAAACGAAAATCCTGCAGATCAAGCTAAAGTATGAGGCCATTCGAAAGGGGATCACGGAAAAAACAGAGATGATGGACTTTCCTATACGGCTTTATGAACCGGGTGAATTCGAGAAAGTGCTCAAAGATAGCGGATTTAGTCAGATCGCTGTTCATGAAGTTAGAGATGGATATGGGGATGGACAATCTTTTCCGGTTTATGAATGTGCGGAATAATGGAAGGGGGAAGAGGCTACGCCACGGAAGCGGCACTAGCCTGTAAAGATTATGGATTTACCTGCTTAAACTACAGGAAGGTGGTTTCCATTATTAACGTTCATAATCTTGCATCGATCCGTGTTGCAGAGAAAGCAGGCATGAAAAAGGATAAATCCTTCCACAGAGCGGGGAATATGTTGCATGTATACTCCATTTCCAGCGGTTAAAAGATGTTTTTATAATGTTCATTAAACACCTTAAAAAGCCTTTCATCTCCACCGCGGTCGGGATGGAGGGCTTTTAATAGTTTTTTGAATTCTTTTCGGATGATTTGCAGATCCTCATCAGGCTTCAGGTCCAGAAGCTTTGCGGGCTTTATTTCTTCATCGGCAATCAGTTTTTGTGCCTGAATCATTTTCTTCAATGATTTCACTTTTGATTCCTCTATTTGGACACGGGTATTCAGGATTTCGATTTGCCCTTTCAGGTCTTTAACCTGAAGCAGGACTCCTTCTAGCTTTTGGCGATACAGCACTTCTTTTTCCCGGATGATGAAATCAGCGAGATCCTTCATCTTTATGGAGTAGCTGATTTGCCTCCGTGCGCTGCG
This region includes:
- a CDS encoding 5'-methylthioadenosine/S-adenosylhomocysteine nucleosidase, producing the protein MKKKLASIAAIAVLSVSMLAGCTSAPKFETEAEGAQKPILIQGPMPIEAEKFAQRLDKVKVEKSGNFVFYKGKLDKYPVIVAKTGKGMENTAAATAIAIEKYDPAAIINQGTSGGHDPSLNVYDIVLGERTVNIGSLKTGHLEEGEGIEPTNWIPMDLMASEGSAGEDPDAEKIRYFEGDENLLAAANAVKDKYTKGKVVEGTIGSADLWNNEVDRINWFHENYGTSVEEMEGAAAAQIAGAYDVPFLGIRVLSNNKTNGGKYDPNTAAANQDYVYEVVKQYIREINGK
- a CDS encoding winged helix-turn-helix transcriptional regulator, with product MEKSLICPRFEKAIGILSQRWTGLIIYQLLNGPQRFCSIESSIGISGKVLSDRLKDLENEGVVKRNVFPETPVRIEYSLTEKGLAMEPLMKEIEKWSQTWLEA
- a CDS encoding DoxX family protein — its product is MNKNELGNFILRAILGFIFFIHGLSKFQGGISNTAGFFDSIGIPGFMAYIVAVIELAGGIALILGIGTKIVSVLFAVIMLGAIFTAKLPLGLLGNGQMAGYELDLVLLAASIYFVLAKESPLSLGSKLIQSKAN
- a CDS encoding VOC family protein, producing MNFHQKPITFVAQVNIKVQDLERSLAFYKEVIGFKVLSKTDRTAELTADGKTALLRIEEPENAEPKMGRTTGLYHFALLLPKRSDLAKIVRHFVEIGLQFGSSDHLVSEALYLSDPDGNGIEIYIDRSPSDWTWKNGEVMMTVDPLDFPDLLSIGQQQSWKGLPAGTVMGHIHLHVAELANTEKFYTEGLGFEAVCRYGTQALFISSGKYHHHIGLNTWNGVGAPQPSQNSAGLQSFKLILENEAAIDQAVENLKKLGAAAAVENNQVITEDPSGNRIILGV
- a CDS encoding NADPH-dependent FMN reductase; this translates as MGFFNQLFGRRSKEEQTMSEKLNIGIILGSTRQGRVSPQVGSWVKEIADKRGDAVYEIIDIADFKLPFLGEADSPGIAAWNEKLSSLDGFIFIVQEYNHSITGALKNALDLAREPWNNKAAGIVSYGSTGGARAAEHLRGIMGELMIADVRVHPTLSLFTDFENGTVFKPQDLHLDNVIAMIDQVVSWSGALKTIR
- a CDS encoding ZIP family metal transporter, whose protein sequence is MWNAAFWGAVSGSAVLLGALAAMFLPIRKKLIGYIMAFGTGVLIGAASFELLGESVHNGGLLPTGIGFMAGAVTFTLFDIIISKKGAQHRKRSGPKAAASSGIVLFAGTIMDAIPESIMIGTSLLEADSVSFLLVTAIFISNFPEGLSSTSGMKKSGYSKKKIIFLWSSVFVISGMASMAGYIFLDGASEEVLSGIAGFAGGAIIAMVASTMMPEAFEDSGPVTGFIAAIGLLASLVLDYFS
- a CDS encoding YrhK family protein, with protein sequence MKIRNIVREQQEDVHIEIGSYKMVIEKRYQAVSFVNDMLLGVLYLIGSILFLTDVSQTVSISFFLAGSIMMIIRAGLNLLKDLHINKITKK
- a CDS encoding DUF2187 family protein produces the protein MAEETDKVSSGKKADVGDTISIISGSEKGKKGRVVVVRDNSVIVELGVNPKKDEPIKTVISHKRYKVVK
- a CDS encoding MOSC domain-containing protein, which produces MLIGHIREIVRYPVKSFYGESVNKTNVMKYGLYGDRSHAYLDKSRPGKYLTITQFPEMVRYKAEFMGEENRNKYPPVRITAPDGIQVSWDDEQLIKDIENHSSAEITPVQYSPMHVPEGAIEEENILVVTDASLKKMKELWGKEKLDFQRFRPNLVLSLVKEEPFLEDQWFGKTMKIGNVELKVKRHCERCMIITVDPESGERDPSLHKKVISKRNNYFGVYATVLKTGKIAAGDEVYLFE
- a CDS encoding MFS transporter; this translates as MNRKIFLYVKAFSDLGTFMDLIAINVLMYVETGSSAWLAATMAFRTLGGVLSSLFSGILADRYDRRKIMIWTDVFRAVIILCLIPFPNPIMILIVCFFIGLTSSFFAVSYSAEIPQIFGQDKVLETNALISRLTSVSLVFGFIGAGVITDFLGYEVTLILDAATYVISALVLAKMKWQTSEPALNEGISSGFKVKLAGIGRDLKEVYSFILLKPMLLLVNIIFLIGAFAGASHNLGIPLLAEEIDISKQSFYYGLIWGVWGIGSVLATIILPRLKSLQGNRLYFACFTAAMLMSAGFIPCCQILD
- a CDS encoding class I SAM-dependent methyltransferase yields the protein MIAYYGELCTKMYESDKSMAEGAELSFYLSYVKDSEMKVLEPMCGNGRMLIPFMQNGIEVDGFDISEDMLKVCREKADALNLKPTIFQERIEEFKSEEQYDLVMIPYGSFSLLPDSLLHKSLKNLKNALNENGKMLLTIVEKDHEIEEVSEWAETNRKEFDGQTIIEYRKIAYEEETKILQIKLKYEAIRKGITEKTEMMDFPIRLYEPGEFEKVLKDSGFSQIAVHEVRDGYGDGQSFPVYECAE
- a CDS encoding GNAT family N-acetyltransferase, which encodes MEGGRGYATEAALACKDYGFTCLNYRKVVSIINVHNLASIRVAEKAGMKKDKSFHRAGNMLHVYSISSG
- a CDS encoding J domain-containing protein; its protein translation is MNITDAVAQMHKSGIKANSEDVERWIEEGKLKAERSARRQISYSIKMKDLADFIIREKEVLYRQKLEGVLLQVKDLKGQIEILNTRVQIEESKVKSLKKMIQAQKLIADEEIKPAKLLDLKPDEDLQIIRKEFKKLLKALHPDRGGDERLFKVFNEHYKNIF